In Streptococcus respiraculi, one DNA window encodes the following:
- the murQ gene encoding N-acetylmuramic acid 6-phosphate etherase — translation MEISYLATEQVNPASAAIEEMSIAELTAYINREDQTVAQAVAQVLPQVNCLVEEAVQCIRNQGRILYIGAGTSGRLGILDASECPPSYGVSPDLVQGIIAGGSKAILAAQEGAEDAELAAIEDLQAHQLCDKDIVIGLAASGRTPYVLSGLAYATKIGAKTGAISCVKGAALSAEAEIAIEVLVGPEVVAGSSRMKAGTAQKLILNMISTATMIQLGKVYKGYMVDVQPTNAKLVTRAKHIIQKTTGCSATEAEEVFIKSKQQVKKAILMQLGQLSLAEAEILLEQYQDNIVLVIAALKKADREV, via the coding sequence ATGGAAATTAGTTATTTAGCGACTGAGCAAGTCAATCCAGCCTCTGCTGCGATAGAAGAGATGAGTATTGCGGAATTAACCGCCTATATCAATCGGGAGGATCAAACAGTTGCCCAAGCAGTAGCGCAGGTCTTGCCACAAGTTAATTGCCTTGTTGAAGAAGCAGTTCAGTGTATCCGCAATCAAGGACGAATCCTTTATATTGGCGCAGGGACATCAGGCCGATTGGGCATTTTAGATGCTTCTGAATGTCCTCCGAGCTATGGGGTTAGCCCTGATTTGGTACAGGGGATCATTGCAGGCGGTTCAAAAGCCATTTTGGCTGCTCAAGAAGGAGCAGAGGATGCGGAGCTTGCGGCGATAGAGGACTTACAGGCTCATCAGCTATGCGATAAGGACATCGTTATTGGTTTAGCTGCTTCAGGACGAACACCCTATGTTCTTTCGGGCCTTGCCTATGCTACAAAAATCGGCGCTAAGACAGGAGCGATTTCCTGCGTGAAAGGAGCTGCCTTATCTGCTGAAGCAGAAATTGCCATAGAAGTCTTGGTAGGACCAGAAGTGGTGGCGGGTTCGAGTCGCATGAAGGCAGGGACAGCACAAAAGTTGATTTTAAATATGATTTCGACTGCTACGATGATTCAGCTTGGCAAGGTCTATAAAGGCTATATGGTTGATGTTCAGCCGACCAATGCAAAATTAGTTACACGCGCGAAGCACATCATCCAAAAGACAACAGGCTGTAGTGCGACAGAAGCAGAAGAGGTCTTTATCAAGTCCAAGCAACAAGTGAAAAAAGCCATTCTCATGCAGCTGGGTCAGTTGAGCTTAGCAGAAGCCGAAATTCTGCTGGAACAATATCAAGATAACATAGTCCTCGTGATTGCTGCCTTGAAAAAAGCCGATAGAGAGGTGTAG
- a CDS encoding nicotinate phosphoribosyltransferase, translating into MYSDDSLTLHTDLYQINMAQVYFEQGIHEKHAVFEVYFRKLPFHNGYAVFAGLERVVHYLSNLSFTQTDLDYLRELGYPEDFLSYLDQLTFSLTVRSAKEGDLVFANEPIMQIEGPLAQCQLVETAILNIVNYQTLIATKARRIKAILEDEPLLEFGTRRAQEMDAAIWGTRAAFIGGAGATSNVRAGKIFGIPVAGTHAHALVQTYGNDYDSFKAYASTHKNCVFLVDTYDTLRLGVPAAIRVAKEFGDKINFLGVRIDSGDMAYISKKVRQQLDDAGYTEAKIYASNDLDENTILNLKMQKAKIDVWGVGTKLITAYDQPALGAVYKIVSIEDENGNMRDTIKLSSNVEKVSTPGKKQVWRITSCEKGKTEGDYITFADTDVTEMQSIHMFHPTYTYINKTVTDFEAVPLLVDIFDKGKLVYELPSLPDIQAYANTQFDQLWDEYKRMLNPQDYPVDLAQDVWDHKMNLIQQVRNQTRLSQKENK; encoded by the coding sequence ATTTATTCTGATGATAGTTTAACGTTGCACACGGATTTGTATCAAATCAATATGGCTCAGGTGTATTTTGAGCAGGGGATTCATGAAAAGCATGCGGTGTTTGAGGTTTATTTTAGAAAGTTACCTTTCCATAATGGGTACGCGGTCTTTGCTGGTTTGGAGCGGGTTGTTCATTATCTGTCAAACCTGTCATTTACTCAGACCGATTTAGACTATTTGCGGGAATTGGGGTATCCAGAAGATTTTCTAAGCTATTTAGATCAATTAACATTTTCCTTGACTGTCCGTTCTGCTAAAGAAGGGGACTTAGTCTTTGCCAATGAACCTATCATGCAAATCGAAGGGCCTCTCGCCCAATGTCAGTTGGTTGAAACAGCGATTCTCAATATCGTGAACTACCAAACCTTGATTGCGACCAAGGCGCGACGAATCAAGGCAATTTTGGAAGATGAACCACTCCTTGAATTTGGAACTAGACGTGCTCAGGAAATGGATGCCGCTATTTGGGGGACCCGTGCAGCCTTTATCGGTGGCGCTGGAGCAACTTCAAATGTCCGTGCAGGGAAAATCTTCGGGATTCCAGTAGCTGGTACCCATGCCCATGCCTTGGTACAAACCTACGGTAACGATTACGATTCTTTCAAAGCCTACGCATCTACCCATAAAAATTGTGTCTTCTTGGTTGACACCTATGATACCTTGCGTCTCGGTGTTCCTGCTGCCATTCGGGTTGCTAAGGAATTTGGCGATAAGATTAACTTCCTCGGTGTTCGTATTGACTCAGGCGACATGGCTTACATCTCTAAAAAAGTTCGCCAACAGCTTGACGATGCAGGCTATACAGAAGCTAAAATCTACGCTTCTAACGACCTTGACGAAAATACCATTTTGAACCTGAAAATGCAAAAGGCAAAAATCGATGTCTGGGGTGTTGGTACCAAGCTCATCACCGCTTATGATCAGCCAGCTTTAGGTGCGGTTTATAAGATTGTCTCCATCGAAGATGAAAATGGGAATATGCGAGATACCATTAAACTCTCTTCCAATGTAGAAAAAGTATCAACACCAGGGAAAAAACAAGTCTGGCGGATTACGAGTTGTGAAAAAGGCAAAACCGAAGGTGACTACATCACTTTTGCGGATACCGATGTGACTGAAATGCAGTCGATTCACATGTTCCACCCGACCTACACCTATATCAATAAAACAGTGACTGATTTTGAAGCAGTTCCTCTCTTGGTGGATATTTTTGATAAGGGTAAACTCGTCTACGAATTGCCAAGTCTACCAGATATTCAAGCCTATGCCAACACGCAATTTGACCAACTCTGGGACGAATACAAACGCATGCTCAATCCACAAGATTACCCAGTTGATTTGGCACAAGATGTCTGGGATCACAAGATGAATCTCATTCAGCAAGTGCGCAACCAAACTCGGTTGAGCCAAAAGGAGAATAAATGA
- the pepC gene encoding aminopeptidase C, producing the protein MNSLNQSLTDKFFADYEANRQFSAMENAVTHNGIYASLEKRSSTVENDPVFSIDLTKDKVSNQKASGRCWMFAALNTFRHKMIAGFQLENFELSQAHTFFWDKYEKSNWFLEQILATAAQEVTSRKVKFLLDVPQQDGGQWDMVVSLFEKYGVVPKSVYPESISSSNSRELNAVLNKLLRQDAQILRNLVAKGESPEIIQAKKEELLQEIFNFLAMSLGLPPRNFDFAYRDKDNNYHSETGLTPQEFYKKYVDIQLDDYISIINAPTADKPYGKSYTVEMLGNVVGSRPVRYLNVEMDRLKELAITQMQAGETVWFGSDVGQSSNRKTGVMANGMYDFTSSMNINLHQDKAGRLDYSESLMTHAMVLTGVDLDENGQSLKWKVENSWGDKVGDKGYFVASDSWMDEYTYQIVVRKDFLTKEELAAYNAEPIVLAPWDPMGALASQSL; encoded by the coding sequence ATGAACTCATTAAACCAATCATTAACTGATAAATTTTTTGCTGATTATGAAGCTAATCGTCAATTTTCAGCCATGGAAAATGCTGTGACGCACAATGGTATCTATGCTTCTCTTGAAAAACGGAGTAGCACCGTAGAAAACGATCCTGTCTTTTCCATTGATTTGACTAAGGATAAGGTCAGCAACCAAAAAGCATCTGGTCGTTGCTGGATGTTTGCTGCGCTCAATACCTTCCGCCACAAAATGATTGCTGGTTTCCAACTGGAGAATTTTGAACTCTCACAAGCCCACACCTTTTTCTGGGACAAATACGAAAAATCTAACTGGTTCTTGGAACAAATCCTTGCGACTGCTGCTCAAGAAGTGACCAGCCGTAAGGTTAAATTCCTCTTAGATGTGCCCCAACAAGATGGTGGTCAATGGGATATGGTCGTCTCTCTCTTTGAAAAATATGGCGTTGTACCAAAATCTGTCTACCCAGAATCGATTTCTTCTAGCAATAGCCGTGAACTCAATGCCGTCTTGAATAAATTGCTCCGCCAAGATGCACAAATCCTGCGTAACTTGGTCGCAAAAGGAGAAAGTCCTGAAATCATTCAAGCTAAAAAAGAAGAACTCTTGCAAGAAATCTTCAACTTCCTTGCCATGTCACTAGGCTTACCACCGCGTAACTTTGACTTTGCCTACCGTGATAAAGACAACAACTACCATAGCGAAACAGGCTTGACTCCGCAAGAATTTTACAAAAAATACGTGGATATTCAGCTAGACGACTACATATCCATCATCAATGCACCAACTGCTGATAAACCCTATGGCAAGTCTTATACTGTTGAAATGCTGGGAAATGTAGTGGGTAGCCGTCCTGTTCGTTACCTCAATGTTGAAATGGACCGCTTAAAGGAACTCGCCATTACCCAAATGCAGGCAGGAGAAACAGTCTGGTTTGGTTCTGATGTCGGTCAATCAAGCAACCGTAAAACAGGTGTAATGGCAAATGGCATGTACGATTTCACATCGAGCATGAACATCAATCTTCACCAAGATAAGGCAGGTCGCCTTGATTACAGTGAAAGTCTCATGACACATGCTATGGTCTTGACAGGTGTTGATCTCGATGAAAATGGCCAATCCCTCAAATGGAAGGTTGAAAATTCATGGGGAGATAAGGTTGGAGACAAGGGCTACTTTGTCGCAAGCGATAGCTGGATGGACGAGTACACCTACCAAATCGTTGTTCGCAAAGACTTCCTGACTAAAGAAGAACTCGCAGCCTATAATGCCGAACCGATTGTGCTTGCACCGTGGGATCCAATGGGAGCTTTGGCAAGTCAAAGCCTGTAG
- the coaD gene encoding pantetheine-phosphate adenylyltransferase — MSDKIGLFTGSFDPLTNGHLDLIERASHMFDVLYVGIFVNPHKRGLLTSEVRKRLIEEAVADMPNVKVLVSQDELVVDVARKIGARYLVRGLRNGIDLEYELSFDFYNRALAPEIETIYLLAKPEYKFVSSSQVRELLQFGQDISLYVPKNISKELNKNEKK, encoded by the coding sequence ATGTCAGATAAAATCGGACTTTTTACAGGGTCATTTGATCCACTTACAAATGGGCATTTGGACTTGATTGAGCGTGCCAGTCACATGTTTGATGTCCTCTATGTGGGGATCTTTGTCAATCCGCATAAGCGGGGACTCTTGACGAGTGAAGTGCGCAAACGCTTGATTGAAGAAGCAGTTGCCGATATGCCGAACGTCAAGGTATTGGTTAGCCAAGATGAGTTGGTGGTTGATGTGGCGCGCAAAATCGGTGCACGCTACTTGGTGCGTGGTCTACGCAATGGCATTGATTTGGAATACGAATTGAGTTTTGATTTTTACAATCGCGCTTTAGCTCCAGAAATCGAGACCATTTATCTGTTAGCAAAGCCCGAGTACAAGTTTGTCTCTTCTAGTCAGGTGCGGGAATTGCTCCAATTTGGCCAAGATATCAGCCTCTATGTACCTAAAAATATTAGCAAGGAGCTAAACAAGAATGAAAAAAAATAG
- a CDS encoding prepilin peptidase, whose translation MKIVLLICLGASIGSFLGLVIDRFPDTSLVFPRSHCNHCKEPLKCWDMIPIVSQLILHFKCRYCKANIPYWYVGLELISAGLILLLVQGVISMLQCTLLFAGLVLSIYDVKHQEYPLMVWLAFTFLALLLSSLNWIFCGFIALGILAETYKLNIGSGDFFYLASLSLLFPLSDLLWIIQLASVLGLLMFKLFAPKSLPYVPYLFLASLMVQLV comes from the coding sequence ATGAAGATTGTATTATTGATTTGTTTAGGAGCCTCCATCGGCTCATTCTTAGGTCTGGTTATCGACCGTTTTCCTGATACATCTCTTGTCTTTCCTAGGAGCCACTGCAATCACTGCAAAGAGCCTCTCAAATGCTGGGACATGATTCCGATTGTTTCCCAACTCATACTGCATTTCAAATGTCGCTATTGCAAGGCAAACATTCCCTACTGGTATGTAGGACTGGAATTGATTTCTGCTGGACTGATACTCCTGCTTGTTCAAGGTGTGATTTCCATGCTCCAATGCACCCTGTTGTTTGCTGGTCTGGTGCTAAGTATCTACGATGTAAAGCACCAGGAATATCCCCTTATGGTCTGGCTAGCTTTTACCTTTCTAGCTCTACTACTTTCAAGCCTCAACTGGATCTTTTGTGGTTTCATTGCTCTCGGCATCCTTGCAGAGACCTATAAGCTCAATATCGGATCAGGTGACTTTTTCTATCTAGCTAGTCTATCGCTTCTCTTTCCTCTCTCCGACCTTCTTTGGATCATCCAACTGGCTAGCGTATTGGGGCTACTCATGTTCAAACTATTTGCACCAAAATCTCTTCCTTATGTCCCTTACCTGTTTCTGGCAAGCTTGATGGTGCAGTTGGTCTAG
- a CDS encoding SepM family pheromone-processing serine protease — MKKNRKLLLILSLVVSTILLWGAFLFPLPYYIESPGGASDIRSVLTVGDKKDNKPGSYNFVYVQVKPATAVQLLFAALDSHSDIISKEELAGGANTEEFYRISQFYMETSQNMAKYQGLTLAKKETSLEFFGVYVLNVTDDSTFKNILNIADTVVSVNGKTFKSSPELIEYVSGLKLGSDVKVGYLSGGQEQTADGKIIKLANGKNGIGIGLVDHTEVKSSEKIDFQTGNIGGPSAGLMFTLAIYTQLADPDLRDGRMIAGTGTIEQDGSVGDIGGADKKVLSAAKAGASIFFVPNNPVDKEILKQKPDAKTNYEEAMEAVKKDKLDIKVVPVTNVKDAIDYLKKTKSQ, encoded by the coding sequence ATGAAAAAAAATAGAAAATTACTCCTGATTCTCTCGCTTGTCGTATCAACTATTTTATTATGGGGGGCTTTTCTTTTCCCACTTCCCTACTATATCGAAAGTCCTGGTGGTGCATCGGATATCCGGTCGGTATTAACAGTTGGTGATAAAAAAGATAACAAGCCAGGTTCTTATAACTTTGTCTACGTACAGGTCAAGCCTGCAACGGCTGTTCAGCTCTTGTTTGCAGCTCTTGATTCGCACTCAGACATTATTTCCAAGGAAGAATTAGCCGGTGGTGCGAATACGGAAGAATTTTATCGTATCAGCCAATTCTACATGGAAACATCGCAAAATATGGCCAAATACCAAGGCTTGACCTTGGCGAAGAAAGAAACGTCTCTGGAATTTTTCGGGGTTTACGTTTTGAATGTAACGGATGATTCAACTTTTAAGAATATCTTGAATATTGCAGATACCGTAGTCAGTGTCAATGGCAAGACCTTTAAGAGTTCACCTGAATTGATTGAATACGTCAGCGGTTTGAAACTTGGTAGCGACGTCAAGGTCGGTTATTTGAGTGGAGGCCAAGAACAGACAGCAGACGGAAAAATCATCAAGTTAGCAAATGGTAAAAATGGGATTGGGATTGGTCTGGTTGACCATACTGAAGTGAAAAGTAGTGAGAAGATTGACTTCCAGACAGGCAATATCGGTGGTCCTAGTGCAGGCTTGATGTTTACGCTTGCCATTTATACCCAGTTGGCGGATCCTGATTTGCGGGACGGTCGCATGATTGCAGGAACTGGTACCATTGAGCAAGACGGTTCAGTCGGAGATATCGGTGGAGCAGACAAGAAAGTTCTCTCTGCGGCCAAAGCAGGAGCAAGTATTTTCTTTGTCCCGAATAACCCTGTTGACAAAGAGATTTTGAAGCAAAAACCAGATGCTAAAACCAACTATGAAGAAGCAATGGAGGCTGTTAAAAAGGACAAATTAGACATCAAGGTCGTACCTGTGACCAATGTCAAAGATGCCATTGACTACCTCAAGAAAACCAAGAGCCAGTAA
- the trpB gene encoding tryptophan synthase subunit beta, which yields MAEKGYFGQFGGSFVPEAIQVLLDELEVTFETYRKDPEFLAEYQTYLKDYSGRETPLYFAESLTKNLGGAKIYLKREDLNHLGSHKLNNVLGQILLAKRMGKTRVIAETGAGQHGVATAAVAARFGMGCDIYMGAEDVKRQRLNVFRMEMMGAKVHAVTAGTQTLKEAVDAAFGAWMADLEAFYVLGSAVGPHPYPTIVHEFQKVISLESRRQILEKEGRLPDYVMACVGGGSNAIGAFSQYVADETVGLVGVEAAGKGVDTSMHAATMTKGSIGIVDGMKTIALFDDQGGVAPVYSISAGLDYPGVGPEHAFFKESGRVEYVAATDDEAVNALLTLSRTEGILPAIESSHALAEAIKRAPQLDKNKIIIVNLSGRGDKDVAAIADYLEERNR from the coding sequence ATGGCAGAAAAGGGATATTTTGGACAATTTGGCGGTAGCTTTGTACCAGAAGCGATTCAGGTATTGCTCGATGAATTAGAAGTGACATTTGAAACCTATCGTAAGGACCCAGAGTTTTTAGCAGAGTACCAGACCTATTTGAAGGACTATTCGGGTCGGGAAACACCGCTTTACTTCGCGGAATCCTTGACAAAAAACCTGGGTGGTGCAAAGATTTATTTAAAACGGGAGGATTTGAATCATCTCGGTTCTCATAAATTAAACAATGTGCTAGGACAGATTTTATTGGCGAAACGCATGGGGAAAACGCGGGTGATTGCAGAGACAGGAGCAGGTCAACATGGGGTTGCAACGGCTGCAGTAGCGGCTCGCTTCGGAATGGGATGTGACATTTACATGGGAGCTGAAGATGTCAAGCGCCAACGTCTCAATGTCTTTCGTATGGAAATGATGGGAGCTAAGGTACACGCGGTAACCGCGGGTACACAAACGTTAAAAGAAGCGGTAGACGCAGCATTTGGGGCATGGATGGCGGATTTGGAAGCCTTCTACGTCTTGGGTTCAGCGGTTGGACCGCACCCGTATCCAACCATTGTCCATGAATTTCAAAAGGTGATTAGTTTGGAATCTCGCCGCCAGATTTTGGAAAAAGAAGGTCGTCTGCCAGACTATGTCATGGCCTGTGTTGGCGGAGGGTCAAATGCAATTGGGGCATTCTCTCAATATGTGGCAGATGAAACAGTTGGCCTAGTCGGCGTTGAAGCTGCTGGAAAGGGTGTCGATACCAGTATGCATGCGGCAACTATGACCAAGGGAAGCATTGGGATTGTGGATGGCATGAAGACCATTGCCCTCTTTGATGACCAAGGTGGCGTAGCCCCGGTCTACTCCATTTCAGCAGGCTTAGATTATCCAGGAGTAGGTCCAGAGCATGCTTTCTTTAAAGAAAGTGGGCGAGTGGAATATGTTGCGGCGACCGACGATGAAGCCGTTAATGCCCTCTTGACTCTCAGCCGAACAGAAGGAATTTTACCAGCTATTGAAAGTTCGCACGCCCTTGCAGAAGCCATTAAGCGGGCTCCACAATTAGACAAGAATAAAATCATCATCGTCAATCTCTCCGGTCGAGGAGATAAGGACGTAGCTGCGATTGCAGATTATTTGGAGGAAAGAAATCGCTAA
- a CDS encoding VanZ family protein, whose protein sequence is MKQLFQKDGELTLLGRKITLFLARIYALVICCMCFLPQNIYPQYKMFSTPGIVQIGSLYILPIPFNSFVNADKLDSLADWWLVLLQNLTNIFLLYPIVLAFVFLFKKWQSLRAVITYSFLISLFIECTQLLLDFLFDVGRVFEIDDLWTNTLGGILAYLTYRVWKKAFTKNEDFFKKHLTK, encoded by the coding sequence ATGAAACAACTCTTCCAAAAAGACGGAGAATTGACTCTTCTTGGTCGAAAAATAACCTTGTTCTTAGCGCGGATTTATGCTCTTGTAATCTGTTGCATGTGCTTTCTGCCACAAAATATTTACCCTCAGTACAAGATGTTTTCTACGCCAGGCATCGTCCAAATCGGTAGCCTCTATATTTTACCAATTCCGTTTAATAGTTTTGTGAATGCTGATAAGCTGGACAGTCTGGCTGATTGGTGGCTGGTTTTGCTTCAAAATCTGACCAATATTTTTCTGCTCTATCCTATCGTCTTAGCTTTTGTGTTTCTTTTTAAAAAATGGCAGAGCCTTCGAGCGGTTATCACTTATAGCTTTTTAATCAGTCTATTCATCGAGTGTACCCAGCTCTTGCTGGACTTCCTCTTTGATGTTGGTCGCGTCTTTGAAATTGATGACCTCTGGACCAATACATTGGGTGGAATTCTTGCCTACCTGACCTATCGTGTCTGGAAGAAAGCCTTTACAAAAAATGAAGATTTTTTCAAAAAGCACTTGACAAAGTAA
- the nadE gene encoding ammonia-dependent NAD(+) synthetase, producing the protein MSLQETIIKQLGVQPIINPQEEIRKSIDFLKDYLKKHPFLKSYVLGISGGQDSTLAGRLAQLAIEEMRAETGNETYQFIAVRLPYGIQADEDDAQAALSFIKPDVSLVVNIKESVDAMTKAVEATGSHVSDFNKGNIKARSRMIAQYALAGSYAGAVIGTDHAAENITGFFTKFGDGGADILPLFRLNKRQGKALLAELGADKALYEKVPTADLEEDKPGLADEVALGVTYENIDDYLEGKNIDSQAQTIIENWWKKTEHKRHLPISIFDDFWK; encoded by the coding sequence ATGAGCCTACAAGAAACGATTATCAAGCAATTAGGTGTTCAACCAATCATCAATCCTCAGGAAGAAATCCGCAAGTCGATTGATTTCTTGAAAGATTACCTCAAAAAACATCCCTTTTTAAAAAGTTACGTTCTAGGCATTTCTGGCGGTCAAGATTCGACCTTGGCAGGTCGTTTGGCGCAACTAGCAATCGAAGAAATGAGGGCCGAAACAGGCAACGAAACCTACCAATTCATCGCAGTTCGCTTGCCTTACGGTATTCAAGCAGATGAAGATGATGCCCAGGCAGCCCTAAGCTTTATCAAGCCCGATGTTAGTCTAGTCGTCAATATTAAGGAGAGCGTGGACGCCATGACCAAGGCAGTCGAAGCTACTGGTTCTCATGTTTCAGACTTTAACAAGGGAAATATCAAAGCTAGAAGTCGCATGATTGCCCAGTATGCCCTTGCAGGGAGTTACGCTGGTGCGGTGATTGGGACTGACCATGCAGCTGAAAACATCACGGGCTTCTTCACCAAATTCGGTGACGGTGGCGCAGATATTCTTCCCCTTTTCCGCCTCAATAAACGCCAAGGGAAGGCTCTTTTGGCTGAACTCGGAGCAGACAAGGCCCTCTACGAGAAGGTTCCTACGGCTGATTTGGAAGAAGATAAACCAGGTCTAGCAGATGAGGTTGCGCTCGGTGTGACCTATGAAAACATCGATGATTACCTCGAAGGCAAGAACATCGATTCACAAGCCCAAACTATTATTGAGAATTGGTGGAAGAAGACTGAACACAAACGTCATCTACCAATCAGCATCTTTGATGATTTTTGGAAATAA
- a CDS encoding YutD family protein, protein MKKEIAPELYNYNKFPGPSFARVGDKVVAENIELDLLDDYREAFDPTAFGQRFSPLMLKFDYIVGDWGNEQLRLKGFYKDEKAVKSDLKISRLDDYLTEFCNFGCAYFVLENHEPQEPPVEVEERPTRRRRSRNNRKPQRSFTVKEKSDKQNQRSQKQTKPERSKKQNKKKNQREPQENKRGFVIRQK, encoded by the coding sequence ATGAAAAAGGAAATCGCACCTGAATTGTACAATTATAATAAATTTCCTGGTCCAAGTTTTGCCCGTGTTGGGGACAAGGTTGTCGCAGAAAATATTGAATTAGACTTATTGGATGACTATCGTGAAGCCTTTGACCCGACGGCTTTTGGTCAACGATTTTCTCCCCTCATGTTAAAATTTGATTACATTGTGGGAGACTGGGGCAACGAACAGCTCCGTTTGAAAGGCTTTTACAAAGATGAAAAGGCAGTAAAGTCTGATTTGAAAATCAGTCGTTTGGATGATTATTTGACCGAGTTTTGTAACTTTGGCTGTGCCTATTTTGTCTTGGAAAATCATGAACCGCAGGAACCACCAGTGGAAGTGGAAGAACGTCCAACCCGCAGACGTCGCAGTAGGAATAATCGTAAGCCTCAGCGTTCATTTACCGTAAAAGAAAAAAGCGATAAACAAAATCAACGTTCGCAAAAGCAAACCAAACCAGAACGTAGTAAAAAACAAAACAAGAAAAAGAATCAGCGTGAACCACAAGAAAACAAACGTGGCTTTGTGATTCGTCAAAAGTAG
- the rlmN gene encoding 23S rRNA (adenine(2503)-C(2))-methyltransferase RlmN — protein MKPSIYSLSRTDLTDWVLEQDEKKFRATQIWEWLYRQRVQTFEEMTNLSKDLIAKLNDHFVVNPLKQRIVQESKDGTVKYLFELPDGMLIETVLMRQHYGLSVCVTTQVGCNIGCTFCASGLIRKQRDLNSGEIMAQIMLVQKYFDDRNQGERVSHIVVMGIGEPFDNYDNVLNFLRIVNDDKGMAIGARHITVSTSGLAPKIREFAREGVQVNLAVSLHAPNNDIRSSIMRINRKFPIEVLFEAIEDYIETTNRRVTFEYIMLNEVNDGVEQAQELADLTKKIRKLSYVNLIPYNPVSEHDQYSRSTPERVAAFYDCLKKNGVNCVVRQEHGTDIDAACGQLRSNTMKKDRESARARIAAAKAKAGIKA, from the coding sequence ATGAAACCATCGATTTATAGCCTGAGCCGTACTGATTTGACGGACTGGGTATTGGAACAAGACGAAAAAAAATTCCGAGCAACTCAGATTTGGGAGTGGCTGTATCGCCAGCGTGTCCAGACCTTTGAAGAGATGACCAATCTTTCGAAGGACTTGATTGCAAAACTCAATGACCACTTTGTTGTCAACCCTCTCAAGCAACGCATCGTGCAGGAATCAAAAGACGGGACAGTCAAATACCTCTTTGAATTGCCTGACGGTATGCTGATTGAGACCGTTTTGATGCGGCAACATTATGGTTTATCTGTCTGCGTGACGACCCAGGTTGGCTGTAATATTGGCTGTACCTTCTGCGCTTCTGGCTTGATTCGCAAGCAACGGGATTTGAATAGCGGAGAAATCATGGCGCAGATTATGCTAGTGCAGAAGTATTTTGACGATCGCAATCAAGGTGAACGTGTCAGCCATATCGTGGTCATGGGGATTGGAGAACCTTTTGACAACTATGATAATGTCCTTAATTTCTTACGGATTGTCAATGATGACAAGGGAATGGCAATCGGAGCTCGTCATATCACGGTGTCTACCTCTGGATTAGCACCGAAGATCCGTGAATTTGCGCGAGAAGGTGTGCAGGTCAATCTTGCCGTTTCTCTTCACGCACCGAATAACGATATTCGCTCAAGTATCATGCGAATTAACCGCAAGTTTCCAATCGAGGTCTTATTTGAAGCGATTGAAGATTATATTGAAACGACAAACCGCCGTGTAACCTTTGAGTACATCATGCTCAACGAAGTCAATGACGGTGTAGAACAGGCGCAAGAATTGGCAGATTTGACCAAGAAAATTCGTAAGTTGTCTTATGTCAATTTGATTCCCTACAATCCTGTCAGTGAGCATGATCAGTATAGTCGCTCTACGCCAGAACGTGTGGCAGCCTTCTATGATTGCCTTAAGAAAAATGGTGTCAACTGCGTTGTCCGTCAGGAACATGGTACCGATATTGATGCAGCCTGCGGTCAGTTGCGTTCCAACACCATGAAAAAAGACCGCGAATCAGCGCGTGCCCGCATCGCAGCAGCCAAGGCAAAAGCAGGCATTAAGGCATGA